The following are from one region of the Polaribacter marinaquae genome:
- a CDS encoding SixA phosphatase family protein, translating into MKTLYIVRHAKSSWEYSGIEDIDRPLKKRGIKDAHLMSKFLTKKIEKPDAFITSSANRALHTAVIFCENFGFPHANLQIKRQLYSFSDGYLVKTVNALDDGFNSAIIFSHDHGINTFVNEFGNRPIAHVTTCGVIGIQFEEKHWKNIRRGKTILVEFPKNLK; encoded by the coding sequence ATGAAAACACTTTATATAGTAAGACACGCAAAATCTTCTTGGGAATACTCTGGTATTGAAGATATTGATAGGCCCTTAAAAAAGCGTGGTATTAAAGACGCTCATTTAATGTCTAAATTTTTAACGAAAAAAATTGAAAAACCTGATGCTTTTATTACAAGTAGTGCTAACAGAGCATTACACACTGCTGTAATTTTTTGCGAAAACTTTGGTTTTCCGCATGCAAATCTTCAAATAAAAAGACAACTTTACAGTTTTAGCGATGGTTATTTAGTAAAAACTGTTAACGCACTAGACGATGGTTTTAATTCTGCAATTATATTTAGCCACGATCATGGTATAAATACTTTTGTTAATGAATTTGGAAATAGACCTATTGCACATGTAACAACATGTGGTGTTATAGGTATTCAATTTGAAGAAAAACACTGGAAAAATATTAGAAGAGGTAAAACAATTTTAGTAGAATTTCCTAAAAATCTTAAATAA
- a CDS encoding Ppx/GppA phosphatase family protein, with protein MLEIKKFAAIDIGSNAIRLLISNVIISDDKEPQFKKSSLVRVPIRLGADVFVNEGIISDANISRMINAMEAFKLLMNIHGVEKYKACATSAMREASNGEVVVKEIFNKTGVKIDIIGGKEEAAIISSTDLNELIEGDNSYLYVDVGGGSTEFTVFSKGKIINSKSFKMGTVRLLNNKKSVNKEMFANVEKWIKKNTKDLKRISLIGSGGNINKLFKMSGRTEGKPISFIYLNAQYQFLKNMSYDERISELSLNPDRADVIIPATKIYLSAMKWSGARKIYVPKIGLSDGIIKSLHNNTLT; from the coding sequence TTGTTAGAAATAAAAAAATTCGCAGCTATAGATATTGGTTCCAACGCAATTAGATTATTAATTTCGAACGTAATAATTTCTGATGACAAAGAACCTCAGTTTAAAAAATCATCTCTGGTACGTGTTCCAATTCGATTGGGTGCAGATGTATTTGTTAATGAAGGCATTATTAGTGATGCAAATATTAGCAGAATGATTAATGCTATGGAGGCTTTTAAATTACTGATGAATATTCATGGTGTAGAAAAGTACAAAGCTTGTGCTACTTCTGCAATGAGAGAAGCTTCTAACGGTGAAGTTGTAGTGAAAGAAATTTTTAACAAAACCGGAGTAAAAATTGACATTATTGGCGGTAAAGAAGAAGCCGCAATTATTTCTTCTACAGATTTAAATGAGTTAATCGAAGGAGATAATTCTTATTTATATGTAGATGTTGGTGGTGGAAGTACCGAATTTACAGTTTTTTCTAAAGGAAAAATTATAAATTCTAAATCTTTTAAAATGGGTACAGTTCGTTTATTAAATAATAAAAAATCTGTAAACAAAGAAATGTTTGCCAACGTAGAAAAATGGATTAAGAAAAACACAAAAGATTTAAAAAGAATTTCTTTAATAGGTTCTGGAGGAAACATCAACAAACTATTTAAAATGTCTGGTAGAACAGAAGGAAAACCAATTTCTTTTATCTACTTAAATGCTCAGTATCAGTTCTTAAAAAACATGAGTTATGATGAAAGAATTTCTGAGCTTAGTTTAAATCCAGATAGAGCTGATGTTATTATACCTGCAACAAAAATTTATTTATCGGCCATGAAATGGAGTGGTGCAAGAAAAATTTATGTACCAAAAATAGGTCTATCAGACGGAATAATTAAGAGCCTACACAACAACACCTTAACCTAA
- a CDS encoding OmpA family protein → MIGAVAFGQDLPTNPEPGKCYVRCKTPEVWKNEDVTIEVAPAYKKIVTYPATYKTVTERVLIKEADQRLVVVPSVWETKTVTYTGKEDANSLRVVKATFSPDSQVIETKAASAVWEMSEKAPDCESSDPNDCRYWCYKPIPAKFVTVSQTVLKSDASTTKTVVPGYEKTYTKKVMVSGPTTKTIDVPAVYGSIKKIVLVKDAYQEEVTVAAKYKTVTKEVLVNKGGLTTWKEVECELVNNTPLPINWNLGSATLTSAAKRIIDARLLPILKDGVAVAIESHTDSRGTKANNQNLSERRAQAVTNYLISKGVNPSQLTGNGLGESKLTNRCADGVSCTEAEHRANRRTTFRVVNQK, encoded by the coding sequence ATGATTGGAGCTGTAGCTTTCGGTCAAGATTTACCAACAAACCCAGAACCAGGAAAATGTTATGTACGTTGTAAAACTCCAGAAGTTTGGAAAAACGAAGATGTAACAATTGAGGTAGCACCTGCTTACAAAAAGATAGTTACTTATCCTGCAACATACAAAACTGTTACAGAAAGAGTTTTAATTAAAGAAGCAGATCAACGTTTAGTTGTTGTACCAAGTGTTTGGGAAACTAAAACAGTAACTTATACAGGTAAAGAAGATGCAAACAGCTTAAGAGTTGTAAAAGCTACTTTTAGTCCAGATTCTCAAGTAATTGAAACTAAAGCGGCTTCTGCTGTTTGGGAAATGAGCGAAAAAGCACCAGATTGTGAATCTAGTGACCCTAACGATTGTAGATACTGGTGTTATAAGCCAATTCCTGCAAAGTTTGTTACTGTATCTCAAACTGTATTAAAATCAGATGCTTCTACAACTAAAACTGTTGTACCTGGTTACGAAAAAACGTATACTAAAAAAGTAATGGTTTCTGGTCCTACAACTAAAACTATCGATGTACCTGCTGTTTATGGTTCTATCAAGAAAATTGTTTTAGTAAAAGACGCTTACCAAGAAGAAGTAACTGTTGCTGCTAAATATAAAACTGTAACTAAAGAAGTTTTAGTTAACAAAGGTGGTTTAACTACTTGGAAAGAAGTTGAATGTGAATTAGTAAACAACACTCCATTACCAATTAACTGGAATTTAGGAAGTGCTACTTTAACTAGTGCAGCTAAAAGAATTATCGACGCAAGATTATTACCTATCTTAAAAGACGGTGTAGCTGTTGCAATTGAGTCTCATACAGATTCTAGAGGAACTAAAGCTAACAACCAAAACTTATCTGAAAGAAGAGCACAAGCAGTTACAAACTACTTAATCTCTAAAGGTGTTAATCCTAGCCAATTAACTGGTAACGGTCTTGGTGAATCTAAATTAACTAACAGATGTGCTGATGGAGTTTCTTGTACAGAAGCAGAACACAGAGCAAACAGAAGAACAACTTTTAGAGTTGTAAATCAAAAATAA
- a CDS encoding thioredoxin family protein, which produces MKKIFLSPFVILFTTILFAQEDIDDLPLEDVVESKIEQPLPTANWESSYKEALNKSKKEKKPVLIYFTGSDWCGPCKVLDKKLFHSEKFKNIADKELILYEADNPRNKDLVEAKRLKETYDLIRKYHVKSYPTLVFVNHRGRMIGYKKGLILTEYYYPFINSVIENY; this is translated from the coding sequence ATGAAAAAAATATTTTTATCACCGTTTGTAATATTATTTACAACGATTTTATTTGCTCAAGAAGATATAGACGATTTACCTCTAGAAGATGTTGTGGAAAGTAAAATAGAACAACCATTGCCAACTGCAAATTGGGAGTCTTCTTATAAAGAGGCTTTAAATAAATCTAAAAAAGAAAAAAAACCTGTCTTAATTTATTTCACAGGTTCAGATTGGTGTGGACCATGTAAGGTTTTAGATAAAAAATTATTTCATTCAGAAAAATTTAAAAATATAGCTGACAAAGAGCTGATATTATATGAAGCTGATAATCCTAGGAATAAAGATTTGGTGGAAGCAAAAAGATTAAAAGAGACATATGATTTAATTCGTAAATATCACGTTAAATCATATCCTACGTTGGTTTTTGTAAATCACAGAGGTAGAATGATTGGTTATAAAAAGGGTTTAATTCTTACCGAATATTATTATCCTTTTATCAATTCTGTGATAGAGAACTACTAA
- the lpxK gene encoding tetraacyldisaccharide 4'-kinase, which translates to MKVLRFFLFPFAILYDFVTKIRNLFFDVGVFKETSFKTPIIVVGNLSVGGTGKTPQIEYLIRLLQNRYKTAVLSRGYKRLTKGFVLVRDIHKAIDVGDEPLQYFKKFKAISVAVDANRVAGVAKLINEQNAEVVLLDDAFQHRKVKGSFNILLTKFNDLFVDDFLLPTGNLRESKTGAKRADVILVTKCPNDLDQSSKAKVLKKLKKFDKEVFFTTISYGNKVLGSKEFSTTDIANYEVLLITGIANPKPFLEFLSNLNVNFKHLEFADHHHFSEKEINDIKTNFDDLPSNKLLLTTEKDYVRLHDKLSDLCYLPIETLFLNDSKNKFDTLINSHLKEKV; encoded by the coding sequence ATGAAAGTACTTAGATTTTTTCTATTTCCGTTTGCTATTTTGTACGATTTTGTAACAAAAATTCGAAATTTATTTTTTGATGTTGGCGTGTTTAAAGAAACAAGTTTTAAAACGCCAATAATTGTTGTTGGTAATTTAAGTGTTGGCGGTACAGGTAAAACTCCGCAGATAGAATATCTTATTAGATTACTGCAAAATCGATACAAAACAGCGGTTTTAAGTCGAGGTTACAAAAGACTAACAAAAGGTTTTGTGTTGGTAAGAGACATTCATAAAGCGATTGATGTTGGTGATGAACCGTTGCAATACTTCAAAAAGTTTAAAGCTATTTCGGTTGCTGTTGATGCAAATAGAGTAGCGGGAGTTGCAAAATTGATAAACGAACAAAATGCAGAAGTTGTTCTGTTAGATGATGCTTTTCAGCATAGAAAAGTAAAAGGAAGTTTTAATATTTTGCTTACAAAGTTTAACGATTTGTTTGTAGATGATTTTTTGCTGCCTACAGGAAATTTGCGTGAAAGCAAAACAGGTGCAAAAAGAGCAGATGTAATATTGGTTACAAAATGCCCAAACGATTTAGATCAATCATCAAAAGCGAAAGTTTTAAAAAAACTTAAAAAGTTTGATAAAGAAGTTTTTTTTACTACAATTTCTTACGGAAATAAAGTTTTGGGTTCCAAAGAATTTTCTACTACTGATATTGCAAATTATGAAGTTTTACTGATAACCGGAATTGCAAACCCGAAACCTTTTTTAGAATTTTTATCAAATTTAAATGTCAATTTTAAGCATTTAGAGTTTGCAGATCATCATCATTTTAGTGAAAAAGAAATTAATGATATTAAAACTAATTTCGATGACTTACCAAGTAATAAACTTCTTTTAACTACCGAAAAAGATTACGTGCGATTGCATGATAAATTAAGTGATTTATGTTATTTACCTATTGAAACATTGTTTTTAAATGATTCTAAAAATAAGTTTGATACCTTAATAAACAGTCATTTAAAAGAAAAAGTATAA
- a CDS encoding Nif3-like dinuclear metal center hexameric protein translates to MKIKEVTNYLEELAPLNYAEDFDNVGLLVGNYNTEVSGVLVTLDTLEETVDEAITKNCNLIISFHPIIFGGLKKLNGNSYVEKVVLKAIKNDIAIYATHTALDNSNNGVSAKMCEVLGLKNQKILIPKKGIIKKLTTFVPVKDAKELQKHLFDAGAGNIGNYSECSFSVNGIGTFMGNENSNPVLGEKGKRHSENETQISILFESKNEYAVLNTLKNKHPYEEVAYEIITLENTHQNIGMGMIGELPSAMDEKEFLVYLKDKMKTACVRHSELIHKKIKTVAVLGGSGSFAISNAKRAGADTYVSADFKYHEFFKAEKSILLADIGHYESEQFTKNLLVDYLTKKFSNFAIVLSEKSTNPIYYI, encoded by the coding sequence ATGAAGATAAAAGAAGTAACAAATTATTTAGAAGAATTGGCTCCTTTAAATTATGCTGAAGATTTTGATAATGTTGGCTTACTTGTTGGCAATTACAATACAGAAGTAAGCGGTGTTTTAGTTACCTTAGACACTTTAGAAGAAACTGTAGACGAAGCAATAACTAAGAACTGTAATTTAATTATTAGTTTTCATCCTATAATTTTTGGTGGATTAAAAAAACTTAACGGGAATTCTTACGTAGAAAAAGTTGTTTTAAAAGCGATAAAAAATGATATCGCAATTTATGCAACTCATACAGCTTTAGACAATTCTAATAACGGAGTGTCTGCAAAAATGTGCGAAGTATTAGGATTAAAAAATCAGAAAATATTAATTCCGAAAAAAGGAATTATAAAAAAACTAACAACTTTTGTACCTGTTAAAGATGCAAAAGAATTGCAAAAACACCTTTTTGATGCCGGCGCTGGAAATATTGGTAATTATAGTGAATGTTCTTTTAGCGTAAACGGCATCGGAACTTTTATGGGCAATGAAAACTCAAATCCTGTTCTTGGAGAAAAAGGTAAAAGACATTCTGAAAACGAAACTCAAATAAGTATTCTTTTTGAAAGTAAAAATGAATATGCTGTTTTAAATACTTTAAAAAATAAGCACCCATATGAAGAAGTTGCTTATGAAATAATTACTTTAGAGAATACACATCAAAACATAGGAATGGGAATGATTGGCGAATTACCAAGCGCTATGGATGAAAAAGAATTTTTAGTATATTTAAAGGATAAAATGAAAACAGCATGTGTTAGACATTCTGAATTGATTCATAAAAAAATAAAAACAGTTGCAGTACTAGGCGGATCGGGTAGTTTTGCTATTTCTAATGCCAAAAGAGCTGGTGCAGATACTTATGTAAGTGCAGATTTTAAATATCATGAGTTTTTTAAAGCTGAAAAAAGCATTTTATTGGCAGATATTGGTCATTATGAGAGCGAACAGTTTACAAAAAACCTTTTGGTTGACTATCTTACGAAAAAATTTAGTAATTTTGCAATCGTTTTATCAGAAAAAAGTACAAATCCAATTTATTACATATAA
- a CDS encoding zinc ribbon domain-containing protein produces the protein MAKKKEISVEQKLRALYDLQLIDSRIDEIRNVRGELPLEVEDLEDEVAGLNKRISNLAEDASNLETEINNKKQAIEDSKALMSKYEEQQKNVRNNREFDSLSKEIEFQDLEIQLAEKRINEYKAKIAQKNEVIDATKEKLAKQEKHLSHKKAELDAILKETEKEEKLLGEKSEEFSKSLDAHLFSAYTRIRNKVKNGLAVVAIERGASGGSYFTIPPQVQLEIANRKKITIDEHSGRILVDAALANEEKEKMDKLFS, from the coding sequence ATGGCAAAGAAGAAAGAAATTTCAGTAGAGCAAAAATTAAGAGCATTGTATGACTTACAATTAATAGACTCTAGAATTGACGAAATTAGAAACGTAAGAGGTGAATTGCCTTTAGAAGTTGAAGATTTAGAAGATGAAGTTGCCGGATTGAATAAGCGTATTTCTAACTTAGCAGAAGATGCTTCTAATTTAGAAACAGAAATCAATAACAAGAAACAAGCTATAGAAGATTCTAAAGCATTGATGTCTAAATATGAAGAGCAGCAAAAAAATGTTAGAAATAACAGAGAGTTTGATTCTTTATCTAAAGAAATTGAGTTTCAAGATTTAGAAATTCAATTAGCAGAAAAAAGAATTAACGAGTACAAAGCTAAAATTGCTCAGAAAAATGAAGTAATCGACGCTACCAAAGAAAAGTTAGCAAAACAAGAAAAGCACTTAAGCCATAAAAAGGCAGAATTAGATGCTATCTTAAAAGAAACTGAGAAAGAAGAAAAACTTTTAGGTGAAAAATCTGAAGAGTTTTCTAAATCTTTAGATGCGCACTTATTTTCTGCATACACAAGAATTAGAAATAAAGTAAAAAATGGTTTAGCAGTTGTAGCTATCGAAAGAGGTGCTTCTGGAGGTTCTTACTTTACAATACCACCACAAGTGCAATTAGAAATTGCAAACAGAAAGAAAATTACAATTGATGAGCATAGTGGACGTATCTTAGTTGATGCTGCATTAGCAAACGAAGAGAAAGAGAAAATGGATAAATTATTTTCTTAA
- a CDS encoding DUF349 domain-containing protein, producing the protein MLDNNNDNEDKKVEVVNETSNLEQKNTEASSAEDDAILKAVEEVENSVAEKAEDSEESVVKEEKDYTILSLEELVKELQDTLSNNPVNKIKNEVESIKTAFNAKFGALLADKKKAFLDEGGNSIDFQFSSPVKGEYNSLLSEYKKQRDAHYNALEKQMNANLAKREEVIEGLKNLIENADSKTMYNEFRALQDTWRSIGPVSKNRYNDTWKTYHHHVERFYDLLHLSNDFRDLDFKNNLEEKLKIVAKAEELANSNDVNTAFKELQELHKIWKEDIGPVAKEVREEVWQKFSAATKKIHDKRHEYFRDMKSKYQEIINQKLLVIERLDAYDTSGNKTHKDWQNSINDIEKLRQEYFNAGKLPYAKSEEVWQKFKAATKKFNSSKNQFYKEEKKEQQDNLKKKLALIEVAESLKDSEDWAVATDTLKKIQSDWKKIGHVPRKFSDDIWNKFKTACNTYFDRFHKHKNSVSEEQQEVVNAKKEFLESLKEDKEHTKESVLDAIQAWKDLGALPRNVRHLEGKFNKQIDKLLESLSLDKKEVAMLKFTNVVDGFMANNDFRKLDSEQLFVRKKIDEVVREMQQLENNLGFFSNAKDDNPLVINVKNRIEEFKEDLAIWKEKLNYIKKLDY; encoded by the coding sequence ATGTTAGATAACAATAATGATAACGAGGATAAGAAAGTAGAAGTAGTTAATGAGACTTCTAATCTAGAACAAAAAAATACAGAGGCTTCATCAGCAGAAGATGATGCGATTTTAAAAGCTGTAGAAGAAGTAGAGAATTCTGTAGCAGAAAAAGCAGAAGATTCAGAAGAATCTGTAGTTAAAGAAGAAAAAGATTATACGATTCTTTCTTTAGAAGAACTTGTTAAAGAGTTACAAGATACATTATCTAACAATCCTGTAAATAAAATTAAAAACGAAGTTGAAAGTATTAAAACGGCTTTTAATGCAAAATTTGGCGCATTATTAGCAGATAAGAAGAAAGCTTTTTTAGATGAAGGCGGTAATTCTATCGATTTTCAATTTTCGAGTCCTGTAAAAGGAGAGTATAATAGCTTATTGTCTGAATATAAAAAGCAAAGAGACGCACATTATAATGCTTTAGAAAAGCAAATGAATGCTAACTTAGCTAAAAGAGAAGAGGTTATTGAAGGTTTAAAAAATCTTATCGAAAATGCCGACTCTAAAACTATGTATAACGAGTTTAGAGCTTTGCAAGACACTTGGCGTTCTATTGGGCCAGTTTCTAAAAATAGATACAATGATACTTGGAAAACATACCATCATCATGTAGAGCGTTTTTATGATTTATTACATTTAAGTAATGATTTTAGAGATTTAGATTTTAAAAATAATTTAGAAGAAAAATTAAAAATAGTAGCTAAGGCAGAAGAATTAGCTAATTCTAATGATGTTAATACAGCTTTTAAAGAGTTGCAAGAGCTTCATAAAATATGGAAAGAAGACATTGGTCCTGTTGCAAAAGAAGTAAGAGAAGAGGTTTGGCAAAAGTTTAGTGCTGCTACAAAAAAAATTCACGATAAGCGTCATGAATACTTTCGTGATATGAAATCGAAATACCAAGAAATTATTAATCAGAAATTATTAGTAATAGAAAGGTTAGATGCTTATGATACTTCTGGTAATAAAACCCATAAAGATTGGCAAAACAGTATTAACGATATAGAAAAGTTAAGACAAGAGTATTTTAATGCTGGTAAATTACCGTATGCTAAGAGTGAAGAAGTTTGGCAAAAGTTTAAAGCAGCTACAAAAAAGTTTAATAGCTCTAAAAATCAATTCTATAAAGAAGAAAAGAAAGAACAGCAAGATAATTTAAAGAAAAAATTAGCTTTAATCGAAGTTGCAGAATCTTTAAAAGATAGTGAAGATTGGGCAGTGGCAACAGATACTTTAAAGAAAATTCAGTCTGATTGGAAAAAAATAGGTCATGTACCTAGAAAGTTTTCTGATGATATTTGGAATAAGTTTAAAACAGCTTGTAACACATATTTTGATAGATTTCATAAGCATAAAAATTCTGTGAGTGAAGAGCAACAAGAAGTAGTAAACGCTAAAAAAGAATTTTTAGAGTCTTTAAAAGAAGACAAAGAACATACTAAAGAAAGTGTTTTAGATGCCATACAAGCTTGGAAAGATTTAGGTGCTTTGCCAAGAAATGTAAGACATTTAGAAGGTAAGTTTAACAAGCAAATAGATAAATTATTAGAGAGTTTATCTTTAGACAAAAAAGAAGTTGCTATGTTAAAATTTACAAATGTTGTAGATGGTTTTATGGCTAATAATGATTTTAGAAAATTAGATTCTGAACAGTTGTTTGTTAGAAAAAAGATTGATGAAGTAGTAAGAGAAATGCAGCAACTAGAAAATAATTTAGGATTCTTTTCGAATGCGAAAGATGATAATCCTTTAGTAATAAATGTAAAAAATAGAATCGAAGAGTTTAAAGAAGACTTGGCTATCTGGAAAGAAAAATTAAATTACATTAAAAAGCTAGATTACTAG
- the aroE gene encoding shikimate dehydrogenase (AroE; catalyzes the conversion of shikimate to 3-dehydroshikimate), producing the protein MEKQKNKVFGLLGKDISYSFSRGYFADKFKKLGLSTYNYKNFDLQDIKELPAVIKNEEFVSGINVTIPYKEEVIKYLDKLDKTAEEIGAVNTIKFTKRGNLKGYNTDVVGFEKSIKPFLKKHHTKALILGTGGASKAIAYALKKNDIKFKFVSRNPSGKKEVSYSDLSEEIIKDFTVIINCTPLGTSPNTHLCPNIPYQYLTEKHLLFDLIYNPEISSFLAKGKEKGAAIKNGYEMLELQAEESWRIWNENK; encoded by the coding sequence ATGGAAAAACAAAAAAATAAAGTTTTTGGTCTTTTAGGTAAAGATATTTCTTACTCTTTTTCTAGAGGTTATTTTGCTGATAAATTTAAAAAATTAGGTTTGTCTACTTATAATTATAAAAATTTTGATCTTCAAGATATAAAAGAACTGCCAGCAGTTATTAAAAATGAAGAATTTGTAAGTGGTATAAATGTTACAATTCCGTATAAAGAAGAAGTAATTAAATATTTAGATAAGTTAGATAAAACGGCAGAAGAAATAGGGGCAGTTAATACAATTAAATTTACCAAAAGAGGAAATTTAAAAGGTTATAACACAGATGTTGTTGGTTTTGAAAAATCAATTAAGCCTTTTCTTAAAAAGCATCATACCAAAGCTTTAATTTTAGGAACTGGCGGTGCATCAAAAGCAATTGCCTATGCTTTAAAGAAAAATGATATCAAATTTAAATTCGTTTCTAGAAATCCTTCAGGAAAAAAAGAAGTTTCTTATAGTGATTTATCCGAAGAAATAATAAAAGATTTTACGGTAATAATTAATTGTACACCACTTGGTACTTCGCCAAATACGCATTTATGTCCAAATATTCCGTATCAATATTTAACTGAAAAGCACTTGTTATTCGATTTAATTTATAATCCAGAAATATCTAGTTTTTTAGCGAAAGGAAAAGAGAAAGGTGCGGCAATTAAAAATGGTTATGAAATGCTAGAATTACAAGCAGAAGAATCTTGGCGCATCTGGAACGAAAACAAATAG
- a CDS encoding DUF368 domain-containing protein: protein MQVERTFLQKLYLFLKGLAMGAANKVPGVSGGTVSFVFGFYEELIQSFRKVNITALKLLISGRFSSFYSYVNGQFLLLIMGGSIFSYFSISLVLDYFLEHYELYVWSWFFGMIIGSIYYIGKDFGEWNRKNIISLIIGASIGLGISFLKPAGENDNLWFVFFCGIVGVSGMTLPGLSGSFILILMGNYVLLLVDAVNELFFVVTNLLIGNFDVLSDPEKIRYLKIISVFTAGSAFGLVSISHVLGYVLKRYNAIVTAVIIGFITGSLGIVWPFKKAVYLAVDNKYLLDNKGNRIVENYTRFMPDFSSSETWFAIFYIILGIALILIIDFYGKTKK from the coding sequence ATGCAGGTTGAAAGAACTTTCTTACAAAAGTTGTATCTTTTTTTAAAAGGTTTGGCAATGGGTGCTGCAAATAAAGTACCTGGTGTTTCTGGAGGAACAGTTTCTTTTGTGTTTGGGTTTTATGAAGAGTTAATTCAGTCTTTTAGAAAAGTAAACATTACAGCGCTTAAATTATTAATTAGCGGTAGGTTTTCGAGTTTTTATTCATACGTCAACGGTCAGTTTTTATTACTGATAATGGGTGGAAGTATTTTTAGCTACTTTAGTATTTCATTGGTTTTAGATTATTTTTTAGAGCATTACGAGCTTTATGTTTGGAGCTGGTTTTTCGGCATGATAATCGGTTCTATTTATTATATAGGTAAAGACTTTGGAGAATGGAATCGTAAAAATATTATTTCGTTAATAATTGGTGCAAGTATAGGTTTAGGGATAAGTTTTTTAAAACCTGCAGGAGAAAATGACAATTTATGGTTTGTTTTTTTCTGTGGAATTGTTGGTGTTTCTGGTATGACTTTACCCGGACTTTCGGGCTCTTTCATCTTAATTTTAATGGGTAATTACGTTTTACTTTTAGTAGATGCTGTTAACGAATTATTTTTTGTAGTCACCAATTTACTAATAGGTAATTTTGATGTTTTATCTGATCCAGAAAAAATAAGATACTTAAAAATAATATCAGTTTTTACGGCAGGTTCTGCTTTTGGATTGGTTTCTATAAGTCATGTTTTAGGATATGTTTTAAAAAGATATAATGCAATAGTTACTGCTGTTATAATAGGTTTTATAACAGGCTCTTTAGGTATTGTTTGGCCGTTTAAAAAAGCTGTTTATTTAGCTGTTGATAATAAGTATTTACTAGATAATAAAGGAAATAGAATCGTAGAAAACTACACTAGATTTATGCCAGATTTTTCTTCATCAGAAACATGGTTTGCTATATTTTATATTATTTTAGGTATTGCATTAATTTTAATAATCGATTTTTATGGAAAAACAAAAAAATAA
- a CDS encoding DUF368 domain-containing protein, which yields MGRGIKDYLVIALKGMAMGAADVVPGVSGGTIAFISGIYEELLGSIANVNLGLLKTLKSDGIKAAWKQVNGSFLLALFIGIFISIISLAKTIKWLLENEPVLLWSFFFGLVLASIIYIGKQITKWNFITYTILIVGAFVAYFITTLNPLVTESSSLLFMFLAGAIAICAMILPGVSGAFILVLLGAYKPILSAVNDRDIKTIAAVGLGAIVGLLSFSKILKWMFANYKNYTLAVLTGFIIGSLNKIWPWKETITTRINSHGIEVPLKQVSISPNSFDGDPKLLMAVVLAIVGFVLILLMEKLAVKKA from the coding sequence ATGGGAAGAGGTATAAAAGACTATTTAGTCATAGCTTTAAAAGGAATGGCAATGGGTGCTGCAGATGTTGTGCCTGGTGTTTCTGGAGGAACAATTGCATTTATTTCTGGAATTTATGAAGAGCTTTTAGGCTCTATTGCTAACGTTAATTTAGGCTTGTTAAAAACTTTAAAATCAGACGGAATTAAAGCTGCCTGGAAACAAGTAAACGGCTCTTTTTTATTGGCTCTTTTTATCGGAATTTTTATAAGTATAATTTCTTTAGCCAAAACAATAAAGTGGTTGTTAGAAAATGAACCAGTTTTATTATGGTCTTTTTTCTTCGGATTAGTTTTAGCAAGTATTATTTACATTGGTAAACAAATCACAAAATGGAATTTTATAACCTACACAATTTTAATCGTAGGTGCTTTTGTAGCATATTTTATCACAACGCTTAATCCGTTAGTTACAGAAAGTTCTTCTTTGTTATTTATGTTTTTGGCAGGCGCAATTGCAATTTGCGCAATGATTTTACCAGGTGTTTCTGGTGCGTTTATTTTAGTTTTATTAGGTGCTTATAAACCAATTTTATCTGCCGTAAATGATAGAGATATTAAAACAATAGCGGCAGTTGGTTTGGGTGCAATTGTAGGTTTGTTATCTTTTTCTAAGATTTTAAAATGGATGTTTGCAAATTATAAAAACTACACATTAGCGGTATTAACAGGTTTTATAATTGGTTCTTTAAACAAGATTTGGCCTTGGAAAGAAACTATAACTACACGTATAAATTCTCACGGAATAGAAGTGCCATTAAAACAAGTTAGTATTTCTCCGAATTCTTTTGATGGAGATCCGAAATTATTAATGGCAGTAGTTTTAGCAATAGTTGGTTTTGTGCTTATTTTATTAATGGAAAAATTAGCGGTTAAAAAAGCATAA